The DNA sequence CCGGACGTGACCCGGGTCAGCGCCTCGATCCGCTTGTCGATCGAGGCCGAGTACCGCGGTTGGGAACTGACCAGGGTGCGCCTGTACACCGACGGCAGCCGCCGGGTGTTGCTGCGCCGCAAGAAGCGCGCCCAACCGGCACCGACCCCCGAGACTCCGGCGTGATCGACGGTCGACGGTGATGTATTCCGCGCTGCGTCGGGTGCTGTTCACCGTCGAGCCCGAACGCGTCCACACATGGGTGTTCGGTGGGCTGCGCGCCGCCACCGCCCCGACGCCGTTACGGAGAGTGCTCTCGCGGCGGCTGCGGCCTCGGGATCCAGCGCTGGCCAGCACGGTGTTCGGGGTGCGGTTCCCGGGCCCGCTGGGCCTGGCGGCCGGGTTCGACAAGGACGGTCTCGGGCTGCACACCTGGGGGGCGCTCGGCTTCGGTTACGCCGAGGTCGGCACCGTGACCGCGCGGGCGCAACCCGGCAACCCGCAACCGCGGCTGTTCCGGCTGCCCGCCGACCGGGCGCTGCTCAACCGGATGGGTTTCAACAATCACGGTGCCCGCGCGCTGGCGGCCCAACTCACCGATCATGTTCCCGACGTGCCCGTCGGGGTGAACATCGGCAAGACCAAGGCGACACCGCCGGACCGGGCGGCCGACGACTACGCCGAGAGTGCCCGGTTGCTCGGACCGCTGGCGTCCTACCTGGTGGTCAACGTCAGTTCGCCGAACACACCGGGTCTGCGGGATCTGCAGTCGGTGCAGTCGCTGCGTCCCATCCTGGCCGCAGTCCTGGCCCAGACCTCGACACCGGTGCTGGTGAAGATCGCCCCGGACCTGGCCGATGACGACATCGACCAGATCGCCGATCTGGCCGTCGAACTCGGGCTGGCGGGGATCGTGGCCACCAACACCACGATTTCCTGCGACGGTCTGGCCACCCCCGGCGTGGCCGACCTGGGGCCCGGCGGAATCTCCGGCCCACCGGTGGCGCGCCGCGCGGCCGAGGTGCTGCGGCGCCTCTACCAGCGCGTCGGTGACCGGCTGGTGCTGGTCAGCGTCGGCGGGATCGAGACCGCCGACGACGCCTGGGACCGCATCACCTCGGGTGCATCCCTGCTGCAGGGCTACACCGGCTTCGTCTACGGCGGCGGGATGTGGGCCAAGTCGATCAATGACGGCATCGCCCGCCGCCTGCACACGGGCGGGTTCACCAGCCTCGCCGACGCGGTGGGCTCGGCGGCGCACCCGTGACGTCGGGTGGTTGTCGCCGGGCAAGCGACGACAACCACCCCGAACTCATTTCTGCTCGTGCGTGCCGTGGATCAGCGCCCGGGCGATGGCGTGGCTGAACAAGTTGAAGCCCAGATACGCCGGGGTCCCTTCAGCGGGAACATCGAGCTTCTCGACGTCCACCGCGTGCACGGCGACGATGTAGCGGTGCGGCCCGTGCCCCGGCGGCGGGGCAGCGCCGATGTAGCGCTTGAGACCGGCGTCGTTGGCCAGCGTGACGGCCTCGCCGGGCAGTCCGCTGCCGTCGCCCACCCCGGCGGGAAGATCGGTGACCGTGGCGGGCAGGTTGAACACCGCCCAGTGCCAGAAACCCGAAGCAGTAGGGGCATCGGGGTCATACACGGTGACCGCGAAGCTGCGGGTCTCCTCAGGGAAGCCCGACCAACTCAACTGGGGTGAGATGTCCGAACCGCCGGCACCCATGATGCCGCTGACCTGGTCGTTGGCCAGCGGCTGGCCGTCGTCGAACGACTCCGACGTCACGGTGAACGTCGGCAACTCGGGCAGAAAATCGTAGGGATTGTACGGAAATGCCATGTGCGGTCAGTCCTTTCGATCGTCGTTCGGTGTCTAGCTGTGCAGCAGGAAGTGTTCGAGGACCTGCGCGCCGAACCGCAACGCGTCAACGGGTACCCGCTCGTCGACCCCGTGGAACAACGCGGCGAAGTCCAGATCCGGCGGCAGCCGCAGCGGCGCGAACCCGAAGCAGCGAATACCCAAGCGGGCGAAGTGTTTTGCATCGGTCCCGCCCGAAAGCATGTAGGGCACGGTGCGGGCGTCGGGGTCGTTGGCCAGGATCGCCGAGTTCATCGCCTCGAGCAGTTCACCGTCGAACGGGGTCTCGTACGAAGGCAGGTTGGTGATCCATTCGCGCTGCACGTCGGGGCCGATCAGTTCGTCGACTTCGCGTTCGAACGCCGCGAGGCGCCCGGGTAGCACCCGGCAGTCGATGACCGCCTCGGCGGTTGCCGGGATGACGTTGGCTTTGTAGCCGGCCTTGAGCATCGTCGGGTTGGCGGTGTCGCGCAGCGTGGCTCCGACGATGCGGGCGATACCGCCGAGCTTGGCGACGGTGCCGTCGATGTCGGGAGACGCGGGGTCGAACGCGTAGCCCGTCTCCTCGGCCACGGCGGTGAGAAACTGTTCCACCGACTCGGTCAGCACGATCGGGAAGCGGTGCCGGCCCAGCTTCGCCACGGCCTCGGCGACCGCGGTGACGGCGTTGTCGTCGTGCACCATCGAGCCGTGGCCGGCGCGCGCCCGGGCCGTCAGGCGCATCCACAGCATCGCCTTCTCGGCGGTCTCGACGAGGTAGAGCCGCCGTTCACCGCCGTCGCGGCGCGGCACCGTCAACGAGAACCCGCCGACTTCGCCGACCGCTTCGGTCACGCCGGCGAACAGATCGGGGCGGTTCTCGACCAGCCATTTGCACCCGTAGTTGCCGCCGGCCTCCTCGTCGGAGACGAACGCGAAGACCAGGTCGCGCGGGGGGACGACGCCGGCGCGCTTGAAGTGTCGGGCGACCGCGATGATCATCCCGACCATGTCTTTCATGTCGACCGCGCCGCGCCCCCACACGTAACCGTCCTCGATGGCCCCGGAGAACGGGTGCACACTCCAGTCGGCGGCCTCGGCAGGCACCACGTCGAGGTGTCCGTGCAGCATCAAGGCGCCGCGCGACCGGTCCGCCCCCGGGAGGCGGGCGAAGACATTGGCCCGGCCCGGAGCGCCGGCCTCGATGTACTCGCTCTCCAGACCGACCTCGGCGAGCTGCTCGGCGACCCAGCGGGCGCACTCGGCCTCCCCCTTCGTGGTGGTGGGGTCACCGGTGTTGGAGGTGTCGAACCTGATGAGGGTGCTGACGAGGTCGACGACTTCGTCGCTGGGTGTCGGCCGACCCGGAATTGGACCACTCACAGTTCCCTTTCCTACCATTGATCGCCGAATGGACCCTTCCCCTGGGTTTGGGGCTGGGTTTGGGGCCGGGGCGGGGAATCCGATAGCCTTAGGCGCCCACAGCAGGTCCGAGTGGCGGAATGGCAGACGCGCTAGCTTGAGGTGCTAGTGCCCTATTAACGGGCGTGGGGGTTCAAGTCCCCCCTCGGACACATCTGTGATGAGTCGCGTCATGGGTTACACCTGAGTCGCGTCATCGGTGACAGATTGCCCCGGCCATCGGCCGGGGTTTTTCTGTTGGTTGCGCCAGTAGTTGCGGTCGGGGTCGATGTGGTGGCTGCCGATGAGGTGGTGGCCGGTTTTGCTGATGACGGTGACGGTTTGAGTGGCTACGAGGATCAGGACCGGGGTGTGGGCGTGTTCGCGGCCGATGCCGAGGTGGTGTAAGCGGCTGCCGTAGCGCAGGGTGAGCTTGCCGAATTGGTCGACGGTGTGAACCGTCCTGGGTCTGGTGGAGATCGTGATCGCACCAGGAGGATGTGGTTGTGGCTGCGCCGAGGAAGTTCGATCCAGAGACCCGTGAGCGGGCGGTACGGATGTATCACGACCGTTTGGCTCATAGTGATGATTCGAAGTTGGCGGCTCGCCGCCATGTCGGAGAGCTGCTGGGGATCAATCAGGCGACGTTGCGTAACTGGGTCGAGGACCGCCACTTCGGTAGCCGCTCGACGGTCAGTGACGACGGAGGCGATCAGTCGGCCGAGGTGGTGGCGTTGCGCAAGGAGGTCGCCGAGTTACGCAGGGCCAATGAGATCCTCAAGACAGCGTCAGCGTTTTTCGCCGCGGCGGAGGTCGACCGCCGACTGCGGTGATCGTCGACTACATCGACGCTCACCGGGACCGTTACGGGGTCGACCCGATCTGCGCCGTGCTGGGTGAGCACGGGCTGCCGATCGCCCCGTCCACCTACTACGCGGCCAAGGCTCGCGGCCCGGTCAGTGACACCGACTGGGCCGATGCGCACGCCGCCAACACCGTGCACGAGCTGTTCGTGGCCAATCGGGGGCTCTACGGGGTGCGCAAGCTCTGGCATGCGATGAAACACGCTGGTCACGAAGTTGGCCGGGATCAAGTGGGCCGGCTGATGCGCCTGTGCGGAATCACCGGCGCGGTGCGCGGAAAGCGTCGCACGGTCACCACCACCGCCGATGCGACCGCGGCCCGGCATCCCGATCTCATCGACCGCCAATGGGGTGTGCCGGCCCGTCCGGATCAGTGGTGGGTAGCTGATTTCACCTACACCTGGACGCTGGCCGGGTTCGTCTACACCGCGTTCTGCGTCGATGTGTACTCGCGGCGGATCCTGGGATGGCGGGTGATGTCGACCAAGGCCACCCCACTGGTGACCAGCGTCCTCGAACAAGCCGTGTTCACCCGCCGTAGGACTGATTTCCGTTTCACCACAACAGGATTGGTTCATCATTCCGATGCCGGCAGCCAATACACCTCGCTGACGTTCACCGAGGCGCTGCGTGATTCGGGGATCGCCGGCTCGATCGGCTCGGTCGGTGACGCCCTGGATAACGCGCTGATGGAATCAGCGATCGGGCTGTACAAGACCGAACTGATCGACCGCCACAAATCCTGGACCGGCCGCGCCGAAGTCGAACGCGAAACCGCCAGCTGGGTGCATTGGTACAACACCACCCGCCTGCACTCGTCTCTCGGCTATCTCTCGCCGGTCGGATACGAGAACCGCTACCGTGACACCGTCACCTCCATCGCGGAGGTGGCATAACCCAGGTCTCCATCCAGACCAGGACGGTTCAGTGTCGTGGCGGATGCGGAAGTGCTCGGTGACTGTGGCGGGGTGTGCTTTGGGCAGTGCGTGGTAGACGGTGTGCGGTGTGGCGCTGGGGCGGTGGGCGCGGTGGGGTCGTTCGGTGTTGTAGATCGTGGCGAAGGTGTCGAGCAGCTGTTGTAGCTCGTCCAGTGTCGAGGGACGCCGGTGTTGGCCGAGCCAGAGTTTAAGGGTTCGGTGGAAGCGCTCAATTTTTCCTTGTGTTTGCGGGTGGCCGGGGTGGCCGTTCTTTTGAGTGACGCCGAGGCTATTGAGCAGGCGCTCGAAGTCGTTGTGGCCGTGAGTGAATCGTGAGGTGTAGACCGAGCCGTTGTCAGTCAGCGTGGCGGCGGGCAGCCCGTAGATGGCGGCGGTGTCGGTGAAGCTGGCCACGACGTCACCGACGGTGACGCGGGGGTATGCGGTGCAGGTCAGCAGGTAGCGAGAGCAGTCGTCGAGCCAGGACAAGATCTCGGTGTCGGTGCCGTCGGCCAGGGCCCAGTGGGTGAAGTCGGATTGCCAGCATTCATTGGGTTGGGACGCGGCAAAGCGTCGGTAGGAGCTTTTGGGGCGCTTGCGCGGCTGCGGGGTGATCAGGCCGTGGTGGTGCAGGATGCGTCGGATGGTCGAGGTCGAGGGCACCGGCAGACCGCGTTGGCCCAGGTGCCACTGCAGAGTCAGGGGTCCGGCGTCAAGGCCGCCGGCGGTCAGCGTTTCGCGCAGCGTGACGATGGCGATGATGACGTCGTCGGACACGGCGCGAGGGTTGCTGTTCGGGCGCCGTGAGCGGGGGTCGACGGCGTCGAGCCCGCCTTCGTGGTAGCGGGCGAGTAGGCGGTAGATGTGTTGGCGCGACAGCCCTGGGCTTGACCCCGTTTGGTGGACACAGGGTCAGGCGGCTTGTGCCGTCTGAGTGATCCGGTTCTCGTAGTCGACCGGGCAGATCATGCCGATCGCCGAGTGGCGCCGGCGGCGGTTGTAGACCCGCTCGATCCAGTCGCCGACGGCGAGCTTAGCGGCCGCCTGGGTGGGCCACAAGTAGCGGTCGTAGAACTCGACTTTCAGTGTGGCCCAGAATGATTCCTGCTGGGCGTTGTCCCAGCACACCCCGGTACGGCCCACCGAGCGGGTCAGGTTGTGATCGTGGGCGAACCGGGCCAACTGCGCGCTGGTGAACTGGCAGCCGCGGTCAGCGTGCAGCACCACCTGCTCGGCCAGCTCGCCGCGCATCGCCACTGCCATCGCCACGGCCGCCTCGACCAGGTCAGTGCGCATGTGGTCATCGATGGCCCAGCCGATCACCCGTCTGCTGCAGCCGTCGCGGACCGCACACAAGTACAGCCAGCCCTCACCGGTACGCAAATAGGTGATGTCCGACGTCCAGACCCGGTCGAGTTCGCCGGCATCGAAGTGGCGTTTGACCAGGTCTTTGGGCACCGGAGCATCCAGATCGACGATCGTGGTCACGGGCGAGAAGGTGCGCGGGCTGATGCCGGCCAGCCCTGGCGGCGCATCGAGGCGGCCACCGTCTTGCGCGACACCGTCTCACCGCCATCGCGCAGGTCGGCCAGGATCCGCGGGCGCCGTACACGCCGTCAGAGGCCTTGTGGAAGGCTGCGACCTTGGCATCAACTCGGCGCGCCGGCAAGCCGCCGCCGACGGTCCGCCGGCCTGAGTCTTGCGCCACTTGTAGAACCCTGAGCGAGAGACTTCCAGCAGTTCGCACATCCGGGTGATCGCGTAGGTGGCCTTCTCCGCTTCGATCAGAACGTAGGCGTCTACGGGTTCTGTTCGGAGGCGAAGAAGGCCGCGGCTTTTTTCAAAAACTGCCGGTCTAACCGTAACTCGGCGTTCTCTTTGCGCAGCCGCTCCAACTCGGCCCGCTCATCGGCATCAAGCACCGCGCCATTATCGCCGCCGTCGTCGCGGGCCTGGCGCACCCAGCGCCCGAGCAACTGCTCACCCACGCCGATCTCCGCAGCCACGTGGGCGATCGGACGACCCGTCTCGATCACCAGGCGGGCAGCCTGCTCCCGAAACACGGGGGTGTACTTCTTCCGCTTGCCCGACATACCGACATCCTTCCCGCGGGACCAGCAGTCCCACCAGTCAGGTGTCCACCATCAGGGGTCAACTGAGGCCCGTACTGGTTTGCCGCTTGTGTGACGGTCAGGTGGCCACTGGTGACTTTGTGGTTCCCCCGAGATCGTGGAGGGTTTCTTAAGCCGCTTCGGGCTTCGGTTGGTTTTGGGGTTGTGTGGTTCCCCCGAGATCGTGGAGGGTTTCTTAAGCCGCTTCGGGCTTCGGTTGGTTTTCCCTGATCTCATAGTTGACGGGTGAGAGTCCGTCTGCGGCGCTGTGTCGTCGTTGGTGGTTGTAGAAGGTGTAGCACCAGTCGATGACGATGGCCCGCGCTTGGATGGTATCACTGAAAGTGTTGCGGGACAGCACTTCCCATTCCAGCGAGGAGAAGAACGCCTCCGCGGCGGCGTTGTCGAAGCACGACCCCACTCGTCCCATCGACTGACGCACACCCAGCGTGGTGCACAGCGCCCGGAACGCCTGGGCGGTGTAGGTCGACCCGCGGTCGGTGTGGAAGATGACCCGCTGAGCTTCGTCGTCGCACCAGATCGCCTCCCGGCCACCACGGGCGACCACGGCCATCTCCAATGCGGCACACGCCAGCGTGGCGTCCGGATGCCGAGAGGTCGCCGCCCCCAGCAGTCGGCGGCTGTACAGATCGATCACCGTCGCCAGGTACAACTTGCCGCAGGCGGTGGGAATCTCGGTCATATCCCCCACCCATTTGGTGTTCGGCGCCGCCGCGGTGAAGCCCCGTTTGAGCAGGTCAGGGAACTTCGGCGCGGTCTTGTCCTGCCGGGTGAGCCGCCGCGGCGGCGGATCCTGCGGGCAACCAGACCTTGGCGGCGCATCGACTCGGCGACCGTATTCTCCGAGACCGTCCAGCCCAGATCACGCAGATCGGACACCAGCCGCGGCGACCCGTGCACCCCCTTGGCCTTGGCGAACGCGGCCCTGACCGCGTCGTCGAGGGCGGCGCGGCGCCGATCGGTGTCGGTGTGCAGCCCGTCGGGGTCGCCGGCACGCGCCAGCCACTTGTAGAACCAGGACACGCTGATCCCCAACAAGGCGCAGGTCAAGGAATGGGGCACTCGGTAGTTGGTCCTCTGGTCGGCGACAAAGCGTGCCACGCTCACTTCGTCGCCTCCTTCACCCACAGGACCACCGATCGCTTGAGGACATCACGCTCCATCCGCAGCTCGGCGACCTCCCTGCGCAGGCGTTTCAGCTCCTCGAGGTCATCGCGGGTCAATTCACCGCGGCCCTCACGGGCCTCCCGCGCACGAGCCACCCAGTTACCCAGCGTGCCCTCATGCACCCCGAGATCCCGCGCGACCGCCGCGATCGGCTTGCCCGTCTCCTCGACGATCCGGACAGCACCCTCACGAAACTCCCGGTCGTACTTCTTCCGTTTCTCTGGCATCTCGACCGGGTCCGTCAGATTAACGGTGTAAGCGGCATCTTCGGTTAGGTGGTTTCGCTGCCCGGCATGCGGTCGGCGAAGGTGATCGCGAAGGCGTTCAGTGCTGGTTTCCAGCGCATGGTCCATCGCTTCTGTCCGGTCCCGGTCGGGTCCAGTGACCGGGTGACCAAGTATAGGCATTTCAGCGCTGCCTGCTCGGTCGGGAAATGACCGCGGGCCCGGACAGCGCGCCGGTAGCGGGCGTTCAACGATTCAATGGCGTTGGTCGAACAGATCACCTTCCTTATCTCGGTGTCGTAGTCCAGGAACGGTATGAATTCACTCCAGGCGTTGCGCCACAACCTAATTGCTGCCGGATATCGGTTACCCCACTCGGCCTCGAACGCGTCCAGCGCCGCCGCTGCAGCCTCAGCGTTGACCGCGGTGTAGATCGGTCGCAACGCCTTGGCGATCGCGTCGCGGTGCTGGCGCCCGGCGTAGCGGAACGTGCCGCGGATCAAATGGATGACACACGTCTGCACGACCGTGTCGGGAAACGCCGCGCCTACCGATTGCGGCAACCCTTTGAGTCCGTCGCAGACCAGGAAGAAGATGTCGGCCACCCGCGGTTCTTCAACTCGGTCAGCACGGCCAGCCAGTACTTGGCCGACTCCCCGTCGCCCTCGCCGGCCCACATCCCCAGTACGTCGCGGTGCCCGGCCAGATCCACCCCGATTGCCGCGTAGACCGGGCGGGGGCCGACCTGGCCGTCGCGGATCTTGACGTGCAGGGCGTCGATGAACACCGCGGCGTACACGCGCTCCAGCGGGCGGGTGTGCCAGGCAGTCATCTCCTCGACCACACGGTCAGTGATCCGACTGATCGTGTCCTTGGAGACTGCCGCACCGTAGATGTCGGCGAAATGGGCGCTGATCTCGCCGGTGGTCAGCCCGCGGGCATACAACGACAACACCACCTCATCAACATCGGTCAGGCGGCGTTGACGCTTCTTGACGATCTCGGGT is a window from the Mycolicibacterium poriferae genome containing:
- a CDS encoding M20/M25/M40 family metallo-hydrolase, with amino-acid sequence MVGKGTVSGPIPGRPTPSDEVVDLVSTLIRFDTSNTGDPTTTKGEAECARWVAEQLAEVGLESEYIEAGAPGRANVFARLPGADRSRGALMLHGHLDVVPAEAADWSVHPFSGAIEDGYVWGRGAVDMKDMVGMIIAVARHFKRAGVVPPRDLVFAFVSDEEAGGNYGCKWLVENRPDLFAGVTEAVGEVGGFSLTVPRRDGGERRLYLVETAEKAMLWMRLTARARAGHGSMVHDDNAVTAVAEAVAKLGRHRFPIVLTESVEQFLTAVAEETGYAFDPASPDIDGTVAKLGGIARIVGATLRDTANPTMLKAGYKANVIPATAEAVIDCRVLPGRLAAFEREVDELIGPDVQREWITNLPSYETPFDGELLEAMNSAILANDPDARTVPYMLSGGTDAKHFARLGIRCFGFAPLRLPPDLDFAALFHGVDERVPVDALRFGAQVLEHFLLHS
- a CDS encoding quinone-dependent dihydroorotate dehydrogenase, which gives rise to MYSALRRVLFTVEPERVHTWVFGGLRAATAPTPLRRVLSRRLRPRDPALASTVFGVRFPGPLGLAAGFDKDGLGLHTWGALGFGYAEVGTVTARAQPGNPQPRLFRLPADRALLNRMGFNNHGARALAAQLTDHVPDVPVGVNIGKTKATPPDRAADDYAESARLLGPLASYLVVNVSSPNTPGLRDLQSVQSLRPILAAVLAQTSTPVLVKIAPDLADDDIDQIADLAVELGLAGIVATNTTISCDGLATPGVADLGPGGISGPPVARRAAEVLRRLYQRVGDRLVLVSVGGIETADDAWDRITSGASLLQGYTGFVYGGGMWAKSINDGIARRLHTGGFTSLADAVGSAAHP
- a CDS encoding DUF5703 family protein; protein product: MSRGSRGRMPAAWDQAVAEDPGEYEWIPLRLPPDVTRVSASIRLSIEAEYRGWELTRVRLYTDGSRRVLLRRKKRAQPAPTPETPA
- a CDS encoding transposase is translated as MPEKRKKYDREFREGAVRIVEETGKPIAAVARDLGVHEGTLGNWVARAREAREGRGELTRDDLEELKRLRREVAELRMERDVLKRSVVLWVKEATK
- a CDS encoding YbhB/YbcL family Raf kinase inhibitor-like protein, translating into MAFPYNPYDFLPELPTFTVTSESFDDGQPLANDQVSGIMGAGGSDISPQLSWSGFPEETRSFAVTVYDPDAPTASGFWHWAVFNLPATVTDLPAGVGDGSGLPGEAVTLANDAGLKRYIGAAPPPGHGPHRYIVAVHAVDVEKLDVPAEGTPAYLGFNLFSHAIARALIHGTHEQK
- a CDS encoding IS3 family transposase (programmed frameshift), translating into MAAPRKFDPETRERAVRMYHDRLAHSDDSKLAARRHVGELLGINQATLRNWVEDRHFGSRSTVSDDGGDQSAEVVALRKEVAELRRANEILKTASAFFGRGGGRPPTAVIVDYIDAHRDRYGVDPICAVLGEHGLPIAPSTYYAAKARGPVSDTDWADAHAANTVHELFVANRGLYGVRKLWHAMKHAGHEVGRDQVGRLMRLCGITGAVRGKRRTVTTTADATAARHPDLIDRQWGVPARPDQWWVADFTYTWTLAGFVYTAFCVDVYSRRILGWRVMSTKATPLVTSVLEQAVFTRRRTDFRFTTTGLVHHSDAGSQYTSLTFTEALRDSGIAGSIGSVGDALDNALMESAIGLYKTELIDRHKSWTGRAEVERETASWVHWYNTTRLHSSLGYLSPVGYENRYRDTVTSIAEVA